The Paenibacillus tianjinensis genome has a window encoding:
- a CDS encoding alpha-amylase family glycosyl hydrolase — MKVTIDLALNHTSSQHAWFQEASKDKNSPYRDYYIWADSNTDLNEKGPWGQQVWYETYPGSGDFYYSLFIDSMPDLNFDNPKVREEMVSVGMYWLNQGTDGLCLNPAAMHIYEEVDNNAAWWEEFKQDLIQNPFQ, encoded by the coding sequence ATGAAAGTGACTATTGATCTTGCTCTTAACCACACCAGCAGCCAACATGCTTGGTTTCAGGAAGCATCTAAGGATAAAAACAGCCCGTACCGGGATTATTATATCTGGGCTGACTCGAACACCGACCTGAATGAAAAAGGACCCTGGGGACAACAGGTATGGTATGAAACGTATCCTGGTTCCGGAGACTTTTACTACAGCTTGTTTATTGATTCTATGCCTGACTTAAACTTTGATAATCCCAAAGTCCGGGAAGAGATGGTGAGCGTCGGCATGTATTGGCTGAACCAAGGCACTGACGGATTGTGCCTCAATCCGGCAGCCATGCACATCTATGAAGAAGTTGATAACAATGCCGCTTGGTGGGAGGAGTTTAAGCAGGACTTAATACAAAATCCTTTTCAATAG
- a CDS encoding glycoside hydrolase family 31 protein, producing MSKKLGQTAICLGLLTGTVTAVLPVNVAFAETQPEADTPLDKQNLKPLSVQSLEALENGVKLNLGDYQGYIRLFTEDMAKISVVKNGEAEYESHGIAKKNWTTPEFKTTETDKDYTLSTNEITVKINKSPFGVKFLDKQGNVINEDAAQGVGYENGKPYVFKKTDTTENFYGFGEQSGGLNKRGKSLGMWNTDAYSYNKDTKYLYTSIPFFIGLKDKKAYGIFFDNTYRSYYEMASEKDDYYYFYANGGTLTYYFINGPEIGDVIDTYTELTGKSETPPMWSLGFHQSKWGYTPEELVSVANKYREKQIPLDTMHFDIDYMDGYRVFTWNDQYKQALQTLKGEGFHAITINDPAVKQDENYSVYQEGTKNDYWAKNPDGSTFIGEVWPGKSAFPNFLKKDVRDWWSDNLATLYNQGVDGIWNDMNEPAVFDGPFHTMPLDTVFEDDNGKKVLHTEYHNLYGHDEAEATYNGALQHKPNTRPFVLTRDMYAGTQRYAALWTGDNVSNWEHLQMSIPMNANVGLSGVPFVGNDIGGFAKSPGNVPTPELFARWIEVGAFLPFARDHYDNSAKSGLGSGQEPWEFGKEVEDISRKYISMRYELMPYLYNQFKKSADNGQPVQQPLVYQFQDDAKTYNIEDQYMFGDSLMLAPVVQEGQTSREVYLPAGETWVDYWTGKEYDGNQAITVKADLGMLPIFVKNNSIIPRQEVEQYTDEKKLENLILDVYLNDKASYSFYEDDAETLDYKQGEYNVTDFHVEEKDNRIEFEQDKKTQNYTSDIKSYTLKLHNAEEPKKVQAADNKYAKAGNAEELNKQERGYYFDSGEHVLYVKIPVNENHKVKIQ from the coding sequence ATGTCAAAAAAACTGGGACAAACTGCTATATGCCTGGGTCTGCTGACAGGAACAGTCACGGCAGTGCTTCCGGTCAACGTGGCTTTTGCGGAAACGCAGCCTGAAGCGGATACTCCGCTAGACAAACAGAATCTTAAGCCATTATCCGTACAATCGTTAGAAGCATTGGAAAACGGCGTAAAACTGAACTTAGGAGACTATCAGGGCTATATCAGACTCTTCACAGAGGACATGGCGAAAATCTCGGTAGTGAAGAACGGTGAAGCGGAATACGAGTCCCATGGAATTGCCAAGAAGAATTGGACTACACCTGAGTTTAAAACAACAGAAACAGATAAGGATTACACTCTATCCACTAATGAAATCACAGTGAAAATTAATAAAAGCCCGTTCGGCGTCAAGTTTTTGGACAAGCAGGGTAATGTCATTAACGAAGATGCGGCACAAGGTGTAGGCTATGAGAACGGCAAGCCTTATGTATTCAAGAAAACGGATACGACTGAAAACTTCTATGGATTCGGTGAGCAATCCGGCGGGCTGAACAAGCGAGGCAAAAGTCTTGGCATGTGGAATACGGACGCCTATTCCTATAACAAGGATACAAAATATCTTTATACCTCTATTCCATTCTTCATAGGACTGAAAGATAAAAAGGCATACGGTATTTTCTTCGATAATACGTATCGCTCTTACTACGAAATGGCCAGCGAAAAAGACGACTACTACTATTTCTACGCCAACGGCGGCACGCTGACCTATTACTTCATCAATGGCCCGGAAATCGGTGATGTCATCGATACATATACCGAGCTTACGGGAAAATCAGAAACGCCTCCAATGTGGTCGCTGGGATTCCATCAAAGTAAATGGGGCTATACACCGGAAGAGCTGGTGAGTGTGGCCAATAAATACCGTGAAAAGCAAATTCCGCTCGATACGATGCATTTTGATATCGACTACATGGATGGCTACCGCGTGTTCACCTGGAACGATCAGTACAAGCAAGCACTTCAGACACTGAAGGGTGAGGGGTTTCACGCGATTACGATCAATGATCCGGCTGTCAAGCAGGACGAGAACTATAGTGTGTATCAAGAAGGAACCAAAAATGACTATTGGGCGAAAAATCCGGACGGTTCTACTTTCATCGGTGAAGTGTGGCCGGGAAAATCCGCTTTTCCGAATTTCCTGAAGAAGGATGTCCGCGATTGGTGGTCTGACAATCTGGCTACTCTCTATAATCAAGGGGTGGACGGCATCTGGAATGACATGAACGAGCCTGCTGTTTTTGATGGGCCATTCCATACCATGCCGCTTGACACTGTATTTGAAGATGACAACGGTAAAAAGGTATTGCACACGGAATACCACAATCTTTACGGACACGATGAGGCGGAAGCGACTTATAACGGTGCTCTGCAGCATAAACCGAATACCCGTCCGTTCGTATTAACCCGCGACATGTACGCAGGAACACAGCGTTATGCTGCACTTTGGACAGGGGACAATGTAAGTAACTGGGAGCATTTGCAAATGTCGATTCCGATGAACGCAAACGTCGGATTGTCCGGAGTTCCGTTTGTCGGAAATGATATCGGCGGCTTTGCCAAATCGCCGGGCAATGTTCCGACGCCTGAGCTGTTCGCGAGATGGATCGAGGTCGGTGCCTTCCTGCCGTTTGCCCGCGACCACTATGACAATAGCGCAAAATCAGGACTCGGAAGCGGACAGGAACCTTGGGAATTCGGCAAAGAAGTTGAGGATATCAGCCGGAAATACATTTCGATGCGTTATGAGCTGATGCCGTACTTGTACAATCAATTCAAGAAATCGGCCGATAATGGCCAACCGGTTCAGCAACCGCTTGTTTACCAGTTCCAGGACGATGCGAAAACCTATAACATTGAAGATCAGTACATGTTCGGTGATTCGCTCATGCTTGCACCTGTCGTACAAGAAGGTCAAACGAGCCGTGAAGTGTATCTGCCGGCAGGCGAGACATGGGTGGATTACTGGACAGGAAAAGAGTATGACGGTAACCAGGCCATTACAGTAAAAGCTGATCTTGGAATGCTGCCTATCTTTGTAAAAAACAACTCCATTATTCCTCGTCAGGAAGTAGAGCAGTATACGGATGAGAAGAAGCTGGAAAACCTGATTCTTGACGTTTACCTGAACGATAAAGCCAGCTACAGCTTCTACGAGGACGATGCTGAAACGTTGGATTACAAACAAGGCGAATACAATGTTACAGATTTCCATGTGGAGGAGAAAGATAACCGCATCGAGTTCGAGCAGGACAAAAAGACGCAAAACTATACATCCGATATTAAGTCCTACACGCTTAAACTGCACAACGCCGAGGAACCGAAGAAAGTGCAAGCGGCTGATAACAAATATGCCAAAGCCGGCAATGCAGAAGAATTGAACAAACAGGAACGTGGTTATTACTTCGATTCGGGAGAGCACGTTCTGTATGTCAAAATCCCTGTAAACGAAAACCACAAAGTAAAAATTCAGTAA
- a CDS encoding glycoside hydrolase family 66 protein, producing the protein MHRGSLLEELSTDKAAYKPGESVQFHLKLKKPVSGGVFHIRYLHMERIVEEARLKTKGNQLTWSWNPPEDEGRGYMAEVFYEQNGKTADQMNIAVDVSSEWGKFPRYGYLADFPAINQGEMSRVIERLNRFHINGIQFYDWQYKHQQPIPFEDGKPLAEWKDIANRPVAFETVKGYIDLSHKRGMKAMNYNLLFGAYADGEKEGLKKEWGLYKDPTHAEQDKHPLPKEWASDIYMYDPSNPEWQNYLIDQELKTFEALPFDGWHVDQLGDRGALWTYDGKSINLAETYPAFLNTAKARLNVDYVMNAVGQFGQEIIAREAPVKFLYTEVWGNHPGYQNLKEVIEENSKYSGNRLNTVLAAYMNYHLSDSPGKFNTPGILLTDAVIFASGGSHLELGENMLAKEYFPHKNLSLSPDLEKQLIHYYDFLVAYQNLLRDHTEASILRAEGMGELAVSDQAEQGKVWSFTKRKDGKDIFHFINFTDASTMEWNDSNGKQTEPAERRNVAVSVKMEKPVAKVWFASPDYNQGSPQSLAFSQRDGVLTWELPKLKYWDMAVVEYKE; encoded by the coding sequence ATGCACAGAGGCTCCCTGCTTGAGGAGCTGTCTACGGATAAAGCGGCTTATAAACCCGGAGAGAGCGTCCAGTTTCACTTAAAATTAAAGAAGCCCGTTTCCGGCGGAGTGTTCCATATTCGTTATCTGCATATGGAACGGATTGTGGAGGAAGCGAGGCTGAAAACGAAAGGAAATCAGCTGACTTGGAGCTGGAATCCCCCCGAGGATGAAGGAAGAGGGTATATGGCCGAAGTGTTCTATGAGCAAAACGGCAAGACAGCCGATCAAATGAATATTGCTGTTGACGTCTCCTCTGAATGGGGCAAGTTCCCCCGTTACGGATATTTAGCCGATTTCCCTGCCATAAATCAGGGCGAGATGTCCCGAGTAATCGAACGACTAAACCGGTTCCATATCAATGGTATCCAGTTCTATGATTGGCAATATAAGCATCAACAGCCTATCCCCTTCGAAGACGGCAAGCCTTTGGCGGAATGGAAAGACATTGCTAACCGTCCTGTGGCATTCGAAACGGTGAAAGGCTATATCGACTTGTCGCACAAACGTGGCATGAAAGCCATGAACTACAATTTGCTCTTTGGGGCCTATGCGGATGGGGAAAAGGAAGGTCTGAAGAAGGAATGGGGCTTATACAAGGATCCAACGCACGCTGAGCAGGATAAACACCCTCTTCCGAAAGAATGGGCAAGCGATATTTATATGTATGATCCCTCTAATCCGGAATGGCAGAACTACCTGATCGACCAGGAACTCAAGACGTTCGAGGCTCTGCCTTTTGACGGTTGGCATGTGGACCAGTTGGGAGACCGGGGCGCGCTTTGGACCTATGATGGCAAAAGCATCAACCTGGCTGAGACTTATCCTGCTTTCCTGAACACAGCCAAAGCGAGGCTTAATGTGGATTATGTGATGAACGCAGTCGGACAATTTGGTCAGGAAATTATTGCGCGTGAAGCTCCCGTCAAGTTTCTCTACACCGAGGTATGGGGGAATCATCCGGGTTATCAGAATTTGAAAGAAGTGATTGAAGAAAATTCGAAATACAGCGGGAACCGGCTAAACACGGTATTAGCCGCTTATATGAATTATCATTTATCCGACTCACCGGGAAAGTTCAACACGCCGGGGATTCTGCTGACGGATGCGGTGATTTTCGCCTCTGGAGGATCTCATCTGGAGCTTGGGGAGAACATGCTGGCCAAAGAATATTTTCCTCATAAGAATCTAAGTCTGTCTCCGGATTTGGAAAAACAGCTGATCCATTATTACGATTTTCTGGTAGCTTATCAGAATCTGCTGCGGGATCACACGGAAGCTTCCATACTGAGAGCCGAAGGAATGGGAGAACTTGCCGTTTCGGATCAAGCTGAGCAAGGTAAAGTATGGTCCTTCACTAAAAGGAAGGATGGGAAAGACATATTTCATTTCATCAATTTCACAGATGCTTCTACTATGGAATGGAATGACAGCAACGGAAAGCAGACAGAGCCGGCAGAGAGGCGGAATGTTGCCGTTTCTGTGAAAATGGAGAAACCGGTTGCCAAAGTGTGGTTCGCTTCCCCTGATTATAACCAGGGCTCACCCCAATCTCTAGCGTTCTCGCAGCGGGACGGTGTATTGACATGGGAGCTGCCCAAGCTGAAATATTGGGACATGGCGGTTGTCGAGTATAAGGAATAG
- a CDS encoding cache domain-containing sensor histidine kinase has protein sequence MFHKYRISNRFTTKIILVLLLVILIPTIFTSGSFYWVADSILKKNVRESTLQIAEQTAESLSFILNVGVDASDFISSDPNIQRAAMQVNSSPSYEENWNFQYINTLLNNYVYSNSFIKIVYLLKEEGRGWGSGTFSDSGLKQLRLSDLEWVKEAKRKDGELVWQGLQYDHFSGGGVNTDLVLPVGRVLKDFNTMRNIGLVQVHLDGQSILNTIRQPELGVTGKFFVVDSRGRVMIDSNLEMINQKVNNPDLYQRIVGDDAVEFEFVMNGIPYYGVKQLLSNGWMIVGTVPVDEISGQLERLQTWILLSSAVFSMIAIGIGLFIAGWVTKPVKQLTQSMLHVQQGDLNVRAVIRTSDEIGFLSKQFNIMLHEIGNLMQQVEDEQSEKHHAELRAVMHRVHPHFLYNTLSTLRWLIDSGQNGRASQVLLALNHLLEANMGKSGSMITVEEELDIIRKYLIILELRYEKTFGLNLDVEPGTEKFMIPRMLLQQLVENSIFHGIVPKNAGGRISIRIRMCGGDLEFVVEDDGLGIGDEKLKALNNPGTAIENGEVGIGLRHIYDTLRLYYARNWEWSIVSGFDQGTTVRILLRKFEESASEN, from the coding sequence ATGTTTCACAAATACAGAATATCAAATCGCTTCACCACCAAAATTATTCTGGTCCTCCTGCTCGTGATTTTAATCCCGACCATATTTACCAGCGGGTCCTTCTACTGGGTGGCCGACTCCATCCTGAAGAAAAACGTACGGGAATCCACCCTTCAAATCGCCGAACAAACGGCAGAGTCGCTCTCTTTTATTCTAAACGTGGGAGTAGATGCCTCCGATTTTATTTCCAGCGATCCAAACATTCAACGCGCTGCGATGCAAGTTAACAGCAGTCCGTCGTACGAAGAGAACTGGAACTTTCAATATATTAATACTTTGCTGAATAACTATGTCTATTCTAATTCTTTCATCAAAATCGTTTATTTATTGAAGGAGGAGGGAAGAGGGTGGGGCAGCGGCACCTTTTCCGACTCCGGACTTAAGCAGTTGCGTCTGTCAGATCTGGAATGGGTGAAGGAAGCCAAAAGAAAAGACGGAGAGCTGGTTTGGCAGGGCCTTCAGTACGACCATTTCAGCGGAGGCGGCGTCAATACGGATCTGGTTTTGCCTGTTGGAAGAGTGCTGAAGGATTTTAATACCATGCGGAACATCGGGCTGGTGCAGGTTCATTTGGACGGGCAGTCGATTCTGAATACGATCCGGCAGCCGGAGCTCGGAGTTACGGGAAAGTTTTTCGTTGTGGATTCCAGAGGGAGAGTCATGATCGATTCCAATCTCGAAATGATCAACCAGAAGGTGAATAATCCCGACTTGTATCAAAGGATTGTGGGCGATGATGCAGTGGAATTTGAGTTTGTCATGAACGGCATACCTTATTACGGGGTTAAGCAGCTGCTGAGCAACGGTTGGATGATTGTAGGGACAGTACCGGTTGATGAAATCAGCGGACAGCTGGAACGCCTCCAGACCTGGATATTATTATCTTCTGCAGTTTTCTCCATGATTGCTATCGGTATCGGGCTGTTCATTGCCGGATGGGTGACCAAACCCGTAAAACAACTAACCCAAAGTATGCTGCACGTTCAACAAGGAGACCTAAACGTAAGGGCAGTCATTCGAACCTCTGATGAAATCGGCTTTTTGAGCAAGCAGTTTAACATCATGCTGCATGAAATCGGGAATTTAATGCAGCAGGTGGAGGATGAACAAAGCGAAAAGCATCATGCAGAGCTTCGGGCTGTCATGCACCGGGTACATCCCCATTTCCTTTATAATACGCTTAGCACGCTGCGGTGGCTTATTGATTCCGGCCAGAACGGCCGTGCATCTCAAGTTTTGCTCGCTCTAAACCATCTGCTGGAGGCTAACATGGGCAAAAGCGGGAGTATGATCACGGTGGAAGAGGAACTGGATATTATCCGGAAGTACCTGATCATTTTGGAGCTTCGTTATGAAAAAACCTTTGGTCTGAACCTGGACGTTGAGCCGGGTACGGAGAAGTTTATGATCCCCCGCATGCTGCTGCAGCAATTGGTGGAAAATTCCATATTTCATGGGATCGTACCGAAAAATGCGGGCGGACGGATCTCGATAAGAATTCGGATGTGTGGAGGAGACTTGGAATTTGTAGTGGAAGATGATGGTTTAGGCATTGGGGATGAAAAGCTGAAAGCATTGAACAACCCGGGGACTGCTATTGAAAATGGAGAAGTTGGTATCGGTCTGCGCCATATTTATGACACGTTGCGGCTTTATTACGCCCGAAATTGGGAATGGTCTATTGTAAGCGGATTTGACCAAGGAACCACTGTACGCATTTTGTTAAGAAAATTTGAAGAATCGGCATCTGAGAATTAG
- a CDS encoding response regulator transcription factor — translation MYRVLIVDDEPVIRNGISAFIDWDKEGMTVEDHYANGVEALSALESLSFDILITDIKMPLLNGIQLMKQALALCPWLKVILISNYSDFEYVKEGLKLGAVDYLLKLTLKREDLLAVLHRSISMLEEERRKDSELNHYQQGALYLDRKRVEQEIKRYIAQEQTFPESTVWAPAWLEESYVCVHLMLDAAEEWRENYGYLYVQLLLEELQEGFYEQMREGSALLVAESSLFLIFPDLEGEVEEQLDQWKRLLEAKWGISTSLGFAQEQGVRRILKGYAESRLACQRRFFEGLGGLYRWGGSEVNHVQTLTDTEANHDWTPFFEMIHKGDPASFAIDFALERWKSGILRPEQVQLEACSLLAGAYQSNADAGPLLSERYEMLRKTETLEQLASFMICELEEMGKSFVPKLSGNGYGGQLITKALEYIAAHYTENLTLQCVADTVHLSKSYFSLLFKKQTDMNFIDYLIELRIREAKRLLAQNDNRIYDVAGAAGFKDVKYFSKVFKKITGLTPVEYRENMK, via the coding sequence ATGTATAGAGTTCTTATTGTAGATGACGAGCCTGTTATCCGCAATGGTATCAGTGCATTTATCGATTGGGATAAGGAAGGGATGACGGTTGAAGACCATTACGCTAACGGTGTGGAGGCATTGTCTGCTTTAGAAAGTCTTTCCTTCGATATTCTGATCACAGATATCAAAATGCCTTTGCTGAACGGCATTCAACTGATGAAGCAGGCACTGGCACTTTGTCCTTGGCTAAAGGTGATCCTGATCAGCAATTATAGTGACTTTGAATACGTAAAAGAAGGACTTAAGCTAGGCGCCGTTGATTATTTATTAAAGCTGACCTTGAAGCGGGAAGACCTTCTTGCCGTCCTTCACCGTAGTATTTCCATGCTGGAGGAGGAAAGGAGAAAGGATTCCGAACTTAATCATTACCAGCAGGGGGCGCTCTATCTGGACCGAAAGCGTGTCGAACAGGAAATCAAAAGATACATCGCCCAAGAGCAGACCTTTCCCGAATCAACCGTTTGGGCTCCGGCATGGCTGGAAGAATCCTATGTCTGTGTTCATCTTATGCTGGATGCTGCTGAGGAGTGGAGAGAAAATTACGGATATTTGTATGTGCAGCTGTTGCTAGAGGAACTGCAGGAAGGGTTCTATGAACAGATGAGGGAAGGAAGCGCACTGCTGGTGGCTGAAAGCAGCCTGTTTCTCATCTTCCCGGATCTCGAAGGGGAGGTTGAAGAACAGCTCGACCAGTGGAAGCGGCTGCTCGAAGCCAAATGGGGAATTTCAACTTCATTGGGTTTCGCCCAGGAGCAAGGAGTGCGCAGAATACTTAAGGGATATGCCGAGAGCAGATTGGCTTGCCAAAGACGATTTTTTGAAGGGCTTGGCGGCTTGTACCGATGGGGCGGATCGGAAGTCAATCATGTTCAAACGTTAACAGATACAGAAGCAAATCATGATTGGACACCCTTCTTTGAGATGATTCATAAGGGTGATCCGGCTTCATTCGCAATTGATTTTGCGCTTGAACGCTGGAAGAGCGGGATCTTGAGACCGGAACAAGTACAGCTGGAGGCGTGCAGCCTCCTTGCAGGTGCTTATCAGTCAAATGCTGACGCAGGACCCCTGCTCTCTGAACGGTACGAAATGCTTCGCAAGACAGAGACATTGGAACAACTGGCGTCATTCATGATTTGTGAGCTCGAGGAGATGGGGAAGTCCTTTGTTCCTAAATTGTCCGGCAACGGTTACGGCGGGCAGCTGATTACTAAGGCGCTGGAATATATAGCTGCTCATTATACCGAGAACTTGACGCTCCAATGCGTAGCGGATACCGTTCATCTCAGCAAAAGTTACTTCAGCCTTTTATTCAAAAAACAAACCGACATGAACTTTATCGATTACCTGATCGAGCTGCGGATTCGGGAAGCGAAGCGGCTGCTTGCGCAAAATGACAATCGGATTTACGATGTGGCCGGAGCCGCGGGATTTAAAGATGTAAAATATTTCAGCAAGGTGTTCAAAAAAATAACAGGACTTACTCCGGTAGAATATAGGGAAAACATGAAATGA
- a CDS encoding extracellular solute-binding protein produces the protein MGIRWISFLLTLALTAGCGSPSVISDPNHVQTLHENDKTVITFWHTYNDAETRLLVQELIPDFERKNPDIRVDYINLANNNELKYSLIARASSNRGPDVVRMDIAWVPEFSHLGLLEPLTGFPDFELLHNVFHRKAMSVGLYKNQYYSLPLNLYTKSAIFNRELLERAGYSEPPRTMDEVLELALEHHFTIGLGGLEAWDTLPYLFSLGGSFMDENFTRASGYLNSKGSIRAVEKLASLYKEDLIHLSSVPLNGDNWREVRSGNMILTDEAPWFYRLLKDSDIKHALKQTLPVPFPKGNGPSSIIGGENLVIMKGSKHPAEAWAFMKWMTGKEAQLIMAQAGLIPANREAIKALSVNKDSYLYPYVEAMDDTFLRPAVKNWSKIEEVYSFYLHKIFLGDLSVRDGLDRAAAEIDKLLEDSD, from the coding sequence ATGGGCATCCGGTGGATATCCTTTTTACTGACTCTAGCGTTAACGGCCGGGTGCGGGAGTCCGTCCGTGATCTCGGATCCGAATCATGTTCAAACGCTCCACGAAAATGATAAAACGGTTATTACCTTCTGGCATACCTACAACGATGCAGAAACCCGGCTGTTAGTGCAGGAATTGATTCCGGATTTTGAACGCAAGAACCCGGACATTCGGGTCGATTACATTAACTTAGCCAACAATAATGAATTAAAGTACAGTCTTATTGCGCGGGCCTCCTCCAACCGTGGTCCGGATGTGGTACGAATGGACATCGCTTGGGTGCCAGAGTTTTCACATCTGGGGCTCCTTGAACCGTTAACCGGGTTCCCAGACTTCGAACTTCTTCACAATGTGTTTCATCGTAAGGCCATGAGCGTTGGATTGTATAAGAATCAGTACTATTCTCTGCCGCTCAATTTATACACCAAGTCGGCCATCTTTAACCGGGAGCTTCTGGAGCGGGCGGGATATTCAGAACCTCCACGCACCATGGATGAAGTTCTAGAGCTTGCTCTTGAGCATCACTTCACGATTGGACTGGGGGGATTGGAAGCTTGGGATACACTTCCATACCTTTTCAGCCTTGGAGGCTCATTTATGGATGAGAATTTCACCAGGGCTTCCGGATATTTGAACAGCAAAGGTTCCATACGTGCAGTGGAAAAGCTGGCCAGTCTATATAAGGAAGACCTGATTCATCTTTCCTCGGTGCCCCTTAACGGCGATAACTGGAGGGAAGTTCGGAGCGGAAACATGATTTTAACGGATGAAGCACCGTGGTTCTACAGGTTGTTGAAAGATTCGGATATCAAACATGCTCTTAAGCAGACCTTACCTGTACCGTTTCCAAAGGGGAATGGCCCGTCTTCGATTATTGGCGGCGAAAATTTAGTCATTATGAAAGGCAGTAAACACCCTGCGGAGGCATGGGCTTTTATGAAATGGATGACGGGCAAGGAAGCACAGCTGATTATGGCACAGGCCGGGTTAATCCCGGCTAACAGGGAGGCGATAAAAGCTCTGAGTGTGAATAAAGATTCATATCTTTATCCCTATGTCGAAGCAATGGATGATACCTTTTTGAGGCCGGCTGTGAAGAACTGGAGCAAAATTGAAGAAGTGTACAGCTTTTACCTGCACAAAATATTTCTGGGTGACCTGTCCGTTAGGGATGGATTAGATCGTGCAGCCGCTGAAATAGACAAACTCTTGGAAGATTCAGATTGA
- a CDS encoding DUF4317 domain-containing protein, protein MNKKEVAHIRKQFKLDHDLLNLYDILNVYIMKDSSEVYHWERLPFGMVDREKQELYMGNFKKLLTGELDHKLFELKFQEEAEEPTKVMLHQGLVTGDPEEWQDLMLMLVDKMLADTKYEKDTVITFVRGQYHRPTKARNDEAEESEKNETFAHQFILCSVNSTEQQRKNLMFDYVEREFKYNVIVDPIVKLSSPEQGFFYPSVTDNYSDVNRILYCTGKSNFPDPHFIEQVLNAETSVTALEERAYFEDIVKELAGEQLDTTTIAQVYEQIQQVIEDAAGEEEPPTLDFKDVERVLKVSGVENVTAEKVELAFETIIDDRNYEMKASSVIPKFTTKSIKIETKVATISVSPQDLRYLKQVNYQGKRCIMIEVDEDVVIEGFTLSTEIL, encoded by the coding sequence ATGAATAAAAAAGAAGTAGCACACATACGCAAGCAGTTTAAGCTGGATCATGATTTGCTGAACCTATACGATATCCTTAACGTTTATATTATGAAGGACAGCAGCGAGGTTTATCATTGGGAGCGCCTGCCGTTTGGTATGGTGGACAGAGAGAAGCAGGAGCTCTATATGGGCAACTTCAAAAAATTGCTGACCGGCGAGCTTGACCATAAGCTGTTTGAGCTGAAGTTTCAGGAGGAAGCCGAGGAACCGACAAAGGTCATGCTTCACCAAGGCCTGGTGACAGGTGATCCGGAGGAATGGCAGGACCTGATGCTGATGCTGGTGGACAAGATGCTGGCCGATACCAAATATGAAAAGGATACAGTCATTACCTTTGTCCGCGGGCAATATCACCGGCCGACTAAGGCCAGAAATGATGAAGCGGAAGAGAGTGAGAAGAACGAGACCTTCGCGCATCAGTTTATCCTGTGCAGCGTGAATTCTACGGAACAGCAGCGTAAAAACCTCATGTTCGATTATGTGGAGCGGGAGTTCAAGTATAATGTTATCGTCGATCCCATTGTGAAGCTCAGCTCGCCGGAGCAGGGGTTCTTTTATCCGAGTGTGACGGACAACTATTCGGATGTGAACCGCATTCTATATTGCACGGGAAAATCTAATTTTCCGGACCCGCACTTTATTGAGCAGGTCTTGAATGCAGAAACTTCTGTAACTGCCCTGGAAGAGAGAGCCTATTTCGAGGATATCGTGAAGGAATTGGCAGGCGAACAGCTCGATACGACGACCATTGCCCAGGTATATGAGCAGATTCAGCAGGTCATCGAGGATGCCGCAGGGGAGGAAGAGCCGCCTACGCTGGATTTCAAGGATGTGGAACGCGTCCTGAAGGTGAGCGGCGTAGAGAACGTGACGGCAGAAAAAGTGGAGCTGGCCTTCGAAACGATCATTGATGACCGGAACTATGAAATGAAGGCAAGCAGCGTGATTCCGAAATTTACGACCAAGTCGATTAAGATCGAGACCAAGGTGGCAACCATTTCCGTCAGCCCACAGGATCTGCGGTATTTGAAGCAGGTGAATTATCAGGGGAAACGCTGCATCATGATCGAGGTGGACGAGGACGTTGTGATCGAGGGCTTTACGCTTAGTACGGAAATTTTGTAG